A stretch of the Streptomyces venezuelae genome encodes the following:
- a CDS encoding non-ribosomal peptide synthetase, with amino-acid sequence MTTSESASRTGCAGVHRLVESRARHTPDALAVLSGDRRISYVELDRRAGRLARLLRRRGVGPEVPVGLFLDRSADLAVGILAVLKAGGVCVPLDPSYPAERLAFIREDVVAALVLTRRDTAAAPALRGATVLCLDEEAEADADADEAAKADADEAAEPRLHPQNLAWIAYTSGSTGRPKGVGLAHGPLADLARNIGRRLDLGPADRVLQFASPGFSVAAEEILSTWAAGACLVIDPDDSLADAAGLLAVTRKQSVTVLQLTPAYWYEWLRELDRDGTPHPPASLRLLVVGSEQVAPDRVADWLPSGVRLVQEYGATEGTVSQLLYEVQREDAAALRRWPRVPIGTPLPGIRVHVLDERLRPVPDGEPGELYLAGPCLARGYLGRPALTAGRFLPDPYAEHPGDRMYRTGDLARRRPDGALEFLGRADHQINIRGVRIEPGEVETAIGRHPGVAGSAVLSRATAAGTDQLCALVVWEEGRADEAGLRDRLRNTLAPALVPARIVAVPDLPLNPHGKVDRRALRDLPLGPAQPEPGPEPGAAALRTPLEAALAGVWAFTLGLPRVGAEDDFFALGGDSLTATRLTARLREVLAVDARQRMLFEAPTVRALAALLQSRRPGTGGRSAGTGEGASRAPLTPAQRRMWLLHRMAPSSTAYHEPVVLRLHGPLDEHALTEALRRTVRRHAALRTTLGDEDGRPVQIIAPPEAADTLAPARYDLTGRPEAELHRTLAEWAAAPFDLRRGPLLRTALLRAAPDEQVLALVVHHIVFDGWSTDVLFRDLAALYEEARTGAGAALPPLPVPYAQVCAHGDRQQTGATGHERQLAYWKRKLAGAPPLTTLPGGRPAPGAGHVVRHSFRVRPEAAARLRELAAAERATPFMVLLAGFKALVHRAGGARDLVVGTLLAGRDRPETSDMIGLFTRTVALRTRLPEQVTFRGLIRAVRDTVQEALAHQDVPFERIVEELRPPRDRRHNPVFQLMFSYGGTTVRAPAFPGLTVTPLPVDTGGAKFGATVMLDEDEDGGYRGRFECDPAHYDEPTARRHSEDFASLLALLAQTPDASI; translated from the coding sequence GTGACCACCTCCGAGTCGGCCTCCCGGACCGGCTGTGCCGGGGTGCACCGGCTGGTCGAGAGCCGGGCCCGCCACACCCCGGATGCGCTCGCCGTGCTCAGCGGCGACCGGCGGATCAGCTACGTCGAGCTCGACCGCCGCGCCGGCCGGCTCGCCCGGCTGCTGCGCCGCCGCGGAGTGGGGCCCGAGGTGCCGGTCGGCCTGTTCCTGGACCGGTCGGCCGACCTGGCGGTGGGCATCCTCGCCGTTCTCAAGGCGGGGGGCGTGTGCGTGCCGCTCGATCCCTCCTACCCGGCCGAGCGCCTGGCGTTCATCCGGGAGGACGTGGTCGCGGCCCTGGTCCTGACGCGGCGCGACACGGCCGCCGCTCCGGCCCTGCGGGGTGCCACGGTGCTCTGCCTGGACGAGGAGGCGGAGGCTGACGCGGACGCGGACGAAGCGGCGAAGGCGGACGCGGACGAAGCGGCGGAGCCGCGGCTGCACCCGCAGAACCTCGCCTGGATCGCGTACACCTCCGGCTCCACCGGCCGCCCCAAGGGCGTCGGACTCGCCCATGGCCCGCTCGCCGACCTCGCCCGCAACATCGGCCGTCGCCTCGACCTCGGGCCGGCCGACCGCGTGCTCCAGTTCGCCTCCCCGGGCTTCTCGGTGGCCGCCGAGGAGATCCTGTCCACCTGGGCCGCCGGCGCCTGCCTCGTCATCGACCCCGACGACTCCCTCGCCGACGCGGCCGGCCTGCTGGCGGTGACCCGCAAGCAGTCCGTCACCGTCCTGCAACTCACCCCCGCCTACTGGTACGAGTGGCTGCGTGAGCTCGACCGGGACGGCACCCCGCACCCGCCCGCCTCCCTCCGCCTGCTCGTCGTCGGCAGCGAACAGGTCGCTCCCGACCGGGTCGCCGACTGGCTGCCCAGCGGCGTACGGCTGGTGCAGGAGTACGGCGCCACCGAGGGCACCGTCTCCCAGCTCCTGTACGAGGTGCAGCGCGAGGACGCGGCGGCGCTCCGCCGGTGGCCGCGCGTCCCCATCGGCACCCCGCTGCCCGGGATCCGGGTCCATGTGCTCGACGAACGGCTCCGCCCGGTGCCCGACGGCGAACCCGGCGAGCTCTACCTGGCCGGGCCGTGCCTGGCCCGGGGCTATCTCGGCCGGCCCGCCCTGACCGCCGGGCGCTTCCTGCCCGATCCGTACGCCGAGCACCCCGGCGACCGGATGTACCGGACCGGGGACCTCGCCCGGCGCCGTCCGGACGGCGCCCTCGAATTCCTCGGCCGCGCCGACCACCAGATCAACATCCGCGGTGTCCGCATCGAACCGGGCGAGGTCGAGACCGCCATCGGCCGGCACCCCGGGGTGGCCGGCAGCGCGGTCCTGTCCCGCGCCACCGCCGCCGGGACCGATCAACTGTGCGCCCTGGTGGTCTGGGAGGAGGGACGGGCCGACGAGGCCGGGCTGCGCGACCGGCTGCGGAACACCCTCGCACCCGCGCTCGTCCCGGCCCGTATCGTCGCCGTCCCCGATCTGCCGCTGAACCCCCATGGCAAGGTGGACCGACGGGCGCTGCGCGACCTGCCGCTCGGCCCCGCGCAGCCGGAACCGGGGCCGGAACCGGGCGCTGCCGCACTCCGCACCCCGCTGGAAGCGGCCCTGGCCGGAGTCTGGGCGTTCACCCTCGGCCTGCCCCGGGTCGGGGCCGAGGACGACTTCTTCGCCCTCGGCGGGGACTCGCTGACCGCCACCCGCCTGACCGCCCGGCTGCGCGAGGTCCTCGCCGTCGACGCCCGCCAGCGCATGCTGTTCGAGGCCCCCACCGTGCGCGCGCTCGCCGCCCTGCTCCAGTCCCGGCGGCCCGGGACCGGCGGCAGGTCCGCCGGGACGGGGGAGGGGGCATCGCGCGCGCCCCTGACTCCCGCCCAGCGACGCATGTGGCTCCTGCACCGGATGGCCCCGTCGAGCACGGCCTACCACGAACCGGTGGTCCTGCGACTGCACGGCCCGCTCGACGAGCACGCGCTGACCGAGGCGCTGCGCCGGACCGTACGCCGGCACGCCGCCCTGCGCACCACCCTCGGCGACGAGGACGGGCGACCCGTCCAGATCATCGCCCCGCCCGAGGCCGCCGACACGCTCGCCCCCGCCCGCTACGACCTGACCGGCCGGCCCGAGGCGGAACTGCACCGCACCCTCGCCGAATGGGCCGCCGCCCCCTTCGACCTCCGGCGCGGCCCGCTGCTGCGCACCGCCCTGCTGCGGGCCGCGCCGGACGAGCAGGTACTGGCCCTCGTCGTGCACCACATCGTCTTCGACGGATGGTCGACGGACGTGCTGTTCCGCGATCTGGCGGCGCTGTACGAGGAGGCCCGCACCGGCGCGGGCGCCGCCCTGCCGCCGCTGCCCGTCCCGTACGCGCAGGTCTGCGCCCACGGGGACCGGCAGCAGACCGGAGCCACCGGTCATGAACGCCAACTCGCCTACTGGAAGCGGAAACTGGCCGGTGCGCCCCCGCTCACCACCCTGCCGGGGGGCCGCCCCGCCCCGGGCGCCGGCCATGTGGTCCGGCACTCCTTCCGGGTACGCCCCGAGGCGGCGGCCCGGCTGCGGGAGCTGGCCGCGGCCGAGCGCGCCACCCCCTTCATGGTGCTGCTCGCCGGCTTCAAGGCCCTCGTCCACCGCGCCGGCGGCGCCCGGGACCTGGTCGTCGGCACCCTCCTGGCCGGCCGGGACCGGCCGGAGACCTCGGACATGATCGGCCTGTTCACCCGCACCGTGGCGCTGCGCACCCGTCTCCCGGAGCAGGTCACCTTCCGCGGGCTGATCCGCGCCGTCCGGGACACCGTCCAGGAGGCGCTCGCCCACCAGGACGTGCCCTTCGAGCGGATCGTCGAGGAACTGCGCCCGCCCCGTGACCGCCGCCACAACCCCGTGTTCCAGCTGATGTTCTCCTACGGCGGCACGACCGTCCGCGCCCCCGCGTTCCCGGGCCTGACGGTGACACCCCTGCCGGTCGACACGGGCGGGGCGAAGTTCGGCGCCACCGTGATGCTGGACGAGGACGAGGACGGCGGCTACCGGGGTCGGTTCGAATGCGACCCCGCCCATTACGACGAGCCCACCGCGCGCCGGCACAGCGAGGACTTCGCCTCGCTGCTCGCACTGCTGGCCCAGACCCCCGACGCGTCGATCTGA
- a CDS encoding alcohol dehydrogenase family protein: protein MRALQWHGPHHVKLAEDVPDPRIEAPDDAVVRVVTSAVCGTDLHPYRGEIASFTPGTVTGHEFTGVIEAVGPEVRGLRPGDRVLASDVIACGRCWYCHRGWHYQCERVGLFGYDTVVGTTAYPGGHAEYVRVPFADVVLSPVPDGVGDEQALLIGDVLATGYAGASGGRVRPGDTVAVVGCGPVGLLALRCAWLLGAARVLAVDPLESRRRLAAGQGADPVPAGEGLADRIRELTGGRGADVVLEAVGTDASLLSALEIVRPAGVVCAVGAHASTAMPMPTGPAFGKEITLRFAVGDPIRDREALMNLVRAGRIDPTFVISHRLALAEAAEAFRLFDAGEASKVVLLP from the coding sequence ATGAGGGCACTGCAATGGCACGGACCCCATCACGTGAAGCTCGCCGAGGACGTCCCCGACCCCCGCATCGAGGCTCCCGACGACGCCGTCGTCCGGGTGGTCACCAGCGCCGTCTGCGGCACCGACCTGCACCCCTACCGGGGCGAGATCGCCTCGTTCACCCCCGGGACCGTCACCGGACACGAGTTCACCGGCGTCATCGAGGCGGTCGGCCCCGAGGTCCGCGGCCTGCGGCCCGGCGACCGCGTCCTCGCCTCGGACGTCATCGCCTGCGGGCGCTGCTGGTACTGCCACCGGGGATGGCACTACCAGTGCGAACGGGTGGGCCTGTTCGGGTACGACACCGTCGTCGGTACCACGGCCTACCCCGGCGGCCACGCCGAGTACGTCCGCGTGCCCTTCGCCGACGTGGTCCTCTCCCCGGTCCCCGACGGGGTCGGCGACGAGCAGGCCCTGCTCATCGGCGATGTCCTGGCCACCGGGTACGCCGGCGCGTCCGGCGGCCGGGTCCGGCCCGGGGACACCGTCGCGGTCGTGGGCTGCGGGCCCGTCGGCCTGCTGGCCCTGCGCTGCGCCTGGCTCCTGGGGGCCGCCCGGGTGCTGGCCGTCGACCCGCTGGAGAGCCGCCGCCGGCTGGCCGCCGGACAGGGCGCCGACCCGGTGCCCGCCGGCGAGGGCCTGGCCGACCGGATCCGGGAACTGACCGGGGGACGGGGCGCGGACGTGGTCCTGGAAGCCGTCGGAACGGACGCCTCGCTGCTGAGCGCGCTGGAGATCGTACGGCCGGCCGGAGTGGTGTGCGCCGTCGGCGCCCATGCCTCCACCGCCATGCCCATGCCCACCGGGCCGGCCTTCGGCAAGGAGATCACCCTGCGCTTCGCCGTCGGCGATCCGATCCGGGACCGGGAGGCCCTGATGAACCTGGTGCGCGCGGGCCGGATCGACCCCACCTTCGTCATCTCGCACCGGCTCGCGCTCGCCGAGGCCGCCGAGGCCTTCCGGCTGTTCGACGCCGGTGAGGCGAGCAAGGTGGTGCTGCTCCCGTGA
- a CDS encoding class I SAM-dependent methyltransferase, translated as MTFAQGYEFDAMSRRPLYGDVTQRLVDICAAPAGGVVVDVGCGSGLATQLLLERFDQVGSVVGVDPSPHELAIARARLTDPRVRLVQGRAQDVASLIGPVDVTVLSNVMHQIPATERAAVITGCHRMLRPGGRCAVNTLFYEGAVPSATRRFYASWLRTARAWLQQRGSDLVLERSRPVAMQTLTPQDHERLFTEAGFAEVTSEEVEYGWTLDDWEALCGYSVFIEGATGLTGPTGLALGSEALTAALHTTFRELELSEVPRRWLFVHGVN; from the coding sequence ATGACATTCGCCCAGGGATACGAATTCGACGCCATGTCACGCCGCCCCCTGTACGGCGACGTGACCCAGCGACTGGTCGACATCTGCGCCGCCCCCGCCGGAGGCGTCGTCGTCGACGTCGGCTGCGGCTCCGGACTCGCCACCCAGCTGCTCCTCGAACGCTTCGACCAGGTCGGCTCCGTCGTCGGCGTCGACCCGTCCCCGCACGAACTGGCCATCGCCCGTGCCCGCCTGACCGACCCGCGGGTCCGCCTCGTCCAGGGCCGCGCCCAGGACGTCGCCTCCCTCATCGGCCCCGTGGACGTCACCGTCCTGAGCAATGTGATGCACCAGATCCCGGCGACCGAGCGGGCCGCCGTCATCACCGGCTGCCACCGGATGCTCCGCCCCGGAGGCCGGTGCGCCGTCAACACCCTCTTCTACGAAGGTGCCGTGCCCTCGGCGACCCGCCGCTTCTACGCCTCCTGGCTGCGCACCGCCCGCGCCTGGCTCCAGCAGCGGGGCAGCGACCTCGTACTGGAGCGCAGCCGGCCGGTGGCGATGCAGACCCTGACCCCGCAGGACCACGAACGACTCTTCACCGAAGCCGGGTTCGCCGAGGTCACCTCCGAGGAGGTGGAGTACGGATGGACCCTCGACGACTGGGAGGCGCTGTGCGGCTACTCGGTCTTCATCGAGGGCGCCACCGGCCTGACCGGCCCCACCGGACTCGCCCTCGGCTCCGAGGCACTGACGGCGGCCCTGCACACCACCTTCCGCGAACTGGAGCTCAGCGAGGTCCCGCGCCGCTGGCTCTTCGTCCACGGGGTCAACTAG
- a CDS encoding condensation domain-containing protein yields MVGPAMGGGPLSYAQQGMWFLERRAGTTLYADPMTFRLVGDLDHTALHRSIEELVRRHEALRTRFPVVAGTPVRQVTDDVRVPLGQADLTGLPVWERDAAADRCLAEDLRRPFDLARGPVVRAALIRLGAREHLLRITAHHLVSDARSWWAVLFRELEQLYTAFLHGRPSPLPSAPAQYGDFVRWQHDWLDGPAYARQLAHWERALAEVTPLPDLSLATADPPAGRATTARPATAWLTFPQPLHQRLRAVAREARVTLYMVLLTAFGQVLRRHTDTDDLLVGTRGGFRGRPEFEQAVGFFVNVLPIRLRVARDADFGALLGQVRHTLLGVYVNRDIPYERLMAELGLKRPGFRPVINVCVSFQSTPEVPPALEGLHATLVNHDPYSGYALDLGFYEEDGALRALLTHDRGRYDDEAARRLLDELVDTLRTVADPAESPDRPHRPRSAV; encoded by the coding sequence GTGGTCGGCCCGGCCATGGGCGGCGGCCCCCTGTCCTACGCCCAGCAGGGCATGTGGTTCCTGGAACGGCGGGCCGGCACCACCCTGTACGCCGACCCGATGACCTTCCGGCTCGTCGGCGACCTGGACCACACCGCCCTGCACCGGAGCATCGAGGAACTCGTGCGCCGCCACGAGGCGTTGCGCACCCGCTTCCCCGTCGTCGCCGGCACCCCGGTCCGACAGGTGACCGACGACGTCCGCGTCCCACTCGGGCAGGCCGACCTCACCGGCCTGCCGGTGTGGGAGCGGGACGCAGCCGCCGACCGCTGTCTGGCCGAGGACCTCCGGCGCCCGTTCGACCTGGCCAGGGGCCCGGTGGTGCGGGCCGCGCTGATCCGCCTCGGGGCCCGCGAGCACCTCCTGAGGATCACCGCGCACCACCTGGTCTCGGACGCCCGGTCCTGGTGGGCCGTACTCTTCCGGGAACTGGAGCAGCTCTACACCGCGTTCCTGCACGGCCGCCCCTCACCCCTGCCCTCCGCCCCCGCCCAGTACGGGGACTTCGTCCGATGGCAGCACGACTGGCTCGACGGCCCCGCGTACGCCCGGCAACTGGCCCATTGGGAGCGGGCACTCGCCGAGGTGACCCCGCTGCCCGACCTCTCCCTCGCCACCGCCGACCCGCCGGCCGGCCGGGCCACCACCGCCCGCCCGGCCACCGCCTGGCTGACCTTCCCCCAGCCTCTGCACCAACGGCTGCGCGCCGTCGCCCGCGAGGCCCGTGTCACCCTCTACATGGTGCTGCTCACCGCCTTCGGCCAGGTGCTGCGCCGCCACACCGACACCGACGACCTCCTGGTGGGCACCCGGGGCGGATTCCGCGGCCGGCCGGAGTTCGAGCAGGCCGTCGGATTCTTCGTCAACGTCCTGCCCATCCGCCTCCGGGTGGCCCGGGACGCCGACTTCGGCGCCCTGCTGGGCCAGGTGCGGCACACCCTGCTCGGCGTGTACGTGAACCGGGACATCCCGTACGAGCGACTGATGGCCGAACTCGGCCTGAAGCGCCCCGGCTTCCGGCCGGTGATCAACGTCTGCGTCTCCTTCCAGTCCACCCCCGAGGTGCCGCCCGCACTCGAGGGCCTCCACGCCACCCTGGTCAACCACGACCCCTACTCCGGCTACGCGCTCGACCTCGGCTTCTACGAGGAGGACGGGGCGCTGCGGGCGCTGCTGACCCACGACCGAGGCCGGTACGACGACGAAGCCGCCCGCCGCCTGCTCGACGAACTCGTCGACACCCTGCGAACCGTGGCCGACCCCGCCGAGTCCCCGGACCGCCCCCATCGCCCGAGGAGCGCCGTATGA
- a CDS encoding NAD(P)/FAD-dependent oxidoreductase encodes MSPLTGAGHVVVIGAGQAGCQTVASLRESGHQGRITLIGDEGVLPYERPPLSKAYLKGDVDETQLWLRPEAFYERNAVERVTGTVVALDRAARTVRLADGAELGYDHLVLATGARARTLPVPGSGLRGVRTLRTLADADELRKDLASAAHVVIVGAGFIGLEFAASARDLGHRVTVVEALGRPLARALSARTAEHFSRLHRENGTELVFDRGVAGFHDDGDGRVAAVELTDGRMLPADLVLVGAGAVPCTELAEAAGLSVAGGIVTDSRLLTSDPRISAVGDCAVFPHPRAAGPLRIESVQNAVDHARLVADRLTGSDRTYGDLPWFWSTQFSTTLQIAGLGQDHDSQLVLGDPAGGSFSVLLFREEELVAVESVNKPADHMSARRLLADGIPLSRWEASAEGFTLRAHFKARSGGPAAVPVAA; translated from the coding sequence GTGAGCCCGCTCACCGGGGCCGGCCACGTCGTCGTCATCGGCGCCGGGCAGGCCGGCTGCCAGACGGTCGCCTCCCTGCGCGAGAGCGGCCACCAGGGCCGGATCACCCTGATCGGCGATGAGGGCGTGCTGCCGTACGAGCGCCCGCCGCTGTCCAAGGCCTATCTGAAGGGAGATGTGGACGAGACCCAACTGTGGCTGCGGCCCGAGGCGTTCTACGAGCGGAACGCGGTCGAGCGGGTCACCGGCACGGTCGTGGCCCTCGACCGGGCCGCCCGGACCGTCCGGCTCGCCGACGGTGCCGAGCTCGGCTATGACCACCTTGTGCTGGCGACCGGGGCCCGGGCCAGGACCCTGCCGGTCCCCGGCTCCGGCCTGCGGGGCGTACGGACCCTGCGGACGCTCGCGGACGCCGACGAGCTCCGCAAGGACCTCGCCTCGGCCGCGCACGTGGTCATCGTGGGCGCCGGGTTCATCGGCCTCGAATTCGCCGCGTCGGCCCGGGACCTGGGCCACCGGGTGACGGTCGTCGAGGCGCTCGGGCGGCCCCTGGCCCGGGCCCTGTCGGCCCGGACGGCCGAGCACTTCAGCCGCCTGCACCGGGAGAACGGCACCGAACTGGTCTTCGACCGGGGTGTCGCCGGCTTCCACGACGACGGCGACGGACGGGTGGCCGCGGTGGAGCTGACCGACGGCCGCATGCTGCCCGCGGATCTGGTGCTGGTCGGTGCCGGGGCGGTGCCCTGCACCGAACTGGCGGAGGCCGCAGGCCTGTCGGTGGCCGGCGGGATCGTCACCGACTCCCGGCTGCTGACCAGCGACCCGCGGATCTCCGCGGTCGGCGACTGTGCGGTGTTCCCGCACCCGCGGGCCGCCGGGCCGCTGCGCATCGAGTCGGTGCAGAACGCCGTCGACCACGCCCGGCTGGTGGCCGACCGGCTCACCGGGTCCGACCGGACGTACGGGGACCTGCCCTGGTTCTGGAGCACCCAGTTCTCGACCACCCTGCAGATCGCCGGGCTCGGTCAGGACCACGACTCCCAGCTGGTGCTGGGGGATCCGGCCGGCGGCTCGTTCTCCGTCCTGCTGTTCCGCGAGGAGGAGCTGGTGGCGGTCGAGTCCGTCAACAAGCCCGCAGACCACATGTCCGCACGCCGGCTCCTGGCCGACGGCATCCCGCTGAGCCGCTGGGAGGCGTCCGCCGAGGGGTTCACCCTCCGGGCGCACTTCAAGGCGCGGTCGGGCGGGCCGGCGGCCGTGCCGGTGGCTGCGTGA
- a CDS encoding VOC family protein: protein MNWTLEVVPVPVTDLDRSKEFYADRVGFTVDLDDEVAPGVRIIQLTPPGSRCSIAMLQGMPAAPGTKVMAPGTLQGLQLCVTDIEAARAKLAGRGVEVSPVRHLGEAGWADGKGGTWNSFLTFEDPDGNGWVVQEAPSELSER from the coding sequence ATGAACTGGACGCTCGAAGTCGTTCCCGTCCCGGTCACGGACCTGGACCGGTCCAAGGAGTTCTACGCCGACAGGGTCGGCTTCACCGTCGATCTCGACGACGAGGTCGCCCCCGGCGTGCGGATCATCCAGCTGACCCCGCCCGGCTCCCGGTGTTCGATCGCGATGCTCCAGGGGATGCCGGCGGCGCCCGGTACGAAGGTGATGGCCCCGGGCACGCTGCAGGGGCTCCAGCTCTGTGTCACGGACATCGAGGCGGCGCGCGCGAAGCTGGCGGGCCGCGGGGTGGAGGTCTCGCCGGTCCGCCATCTCGGGGAGGCGGGCTGGGCGGACGGCAAGGGCGGCACCTGGAACTCCTTCCTCACCTTCGAGGACCCGGACGGCAACGGCTGGGTGGTGCAGGAGGCGCCCTCGGAGCTGTCGGAACGCTGA
- a CDS encoding GNAT family N-acetyltransferase, whose product MAANEQPVLALAGGMELRPWRPEDAGVLVAASRDPAIRLWNRLLVDSPEEAQRRIEGMHARWRAERSAMWALAGPDGAPPVGLIGWGDIDLAGGSAEIVYWVLPAARGGGLMAEAVRRASRWALEELGLHRLRLCHSVANPASCRVADKTGFTLEGTLRSALLHADGWHDQHLHSLVQGDLQGSS is encoded by the coding sequence ATGGCCGCGAACGAACAGCCGGTGCTCGCTCTGGCCGGCGGCATGGAGCTGCGGCCATGGCGGCCGGAGGACGCCGGGGTACTCGTTGCGGCGAGCCGGGACCCGGCCATTCGGCTGTGGAACCGGCTGCTGGTGGACTCGCCCGAAGAGGCGCAACGGCGGATCGAGGGCATGCACGCGCGCTGGCGGGCCGAGCGCAGTGCCATGTGGGCCCTTGCCGGGCCGGACGGCGCACCGCCGGTGGGCCTGATCGGGTGGGGGGACATCGACCTGGCCGGCGGCAGCGCGGAGATCGTGTACTGGGTGCTGCCCGCCGCCCGCGGCGGCGGCCTGATGGCCGAGGCGGTACGACGGGCCTCCCGGTGGGCCTTGGAGGAACTCGGCCTGCACCGGCTGCGGCTGTGCCACTCGGTGGCCAACCCGGCGTCCTGCCGGGTGGCGGACAAGACCGGGTTCACCCTGGAGGGCACCCTGCGCAGTGCCCTTCTGCACGCGGACGGCTGGCACGACCAGCACCTGCACTCCCTCGTCCAGGGTGACCTCCAGGGCTCCTCCTAG
- a CDS encoding serine hydrolase domain-containing protein, which produces MAGRRTTRRITHAALAVVAATAVAVTGLTGSAYAAAPAAADGQSGQSGQSGQGAGHEATRKALEAAVAEGAPGALAVAERGRRAWAGTAGVGDLRTGEKRQAQERFRAGSITKTFVATVLLQLEAEGRLSLDDSVEKWLPGLVQGNGHSGRTITLRQLLNHTSGVFSYTEDEAFVEKVFGPGFLRHRYDTWKPEQLVRVAMAHQPYFAPGTDWRYSNTNYVLAGLVIEKATGNPYAKEVQRRILGPLHLDATVLPGTRAGMPEPAGRAYSKLSPEATGPTHDVTELNPSIAGAAGEIVTDARDLNDFYRALLSGRLLGPRQLRDMTTTVPVPGAEGVGYGLGIMSIRLSCGTEVWGHGGGIHGSSSTAVVTRDTRHALAANLNGDWAGNTQTVVEAEFCGTE; this is translated from the coding sequence ATGGCAGGTCGTCGTACGACGCGCCGGATCACGCACGCGGCACTGGCGGTGGTCGCCGCCACCGCGGTGGCGGTCACCGGCCTCACCGGCAGCGCGTACGCCGCCGCGCCGGCCGCAGCCGACGGGCAGAGCGGACAGTCCGGGCAGTCCGGGCAGGGCGCAGGACACGAGGCAACCCGGAAGGCGCTCGAAGCCGCCGTGGCGGAGGGCGCGCCCGGCGCCCTCGCGGTGGCCGAGCGCGGCCGGCGCGCCTGGGCGGGCACGGCCGGCGTGGGGGACCTGCGCACCGGCGAGAAGCGGCAGGCACAGGAGCGGTTCCGGGCGGGATCCATCACCAAGACCTTCGTCGCGACGGTGCTGCTCCAGCTGGAGGCCGAGGGCAGGCTCAGCCTCGACGACAGCGTGGAGAAATGGCTTCCGGGGCTCGTCCAGGGCAACGGCCACTCCGGCCGGACGATCACTCTGCGCCAACTCCTCAACCACACCAGCGGAGTGTTCAGCTACACCGAGGACGAGGCATTCGTCGAGAAGGTCTTCGGCCCCGGCTTCCTCCGCCACCGCTACGACACCTGGAAGCCGGAGCAGCTCGTCCGGGTGGCCATGGCCCACCAGCCGTACTTCGCGCCCGGCACCGACTGGCGCTATTCGAACACCAACTACGTCCTGGCCGGCCTGGTCATCGAGAAGGCCACCGGCAACCCGTACGCCAAGGAGGTCCAGCGGCGGATCCTGGGCCCCCTGCACCTGGACGCGACCGTACTGCCCGGCACCCGTGCGGGCATGCCGGAGCCCGCCGGGCGCGCGTACTCGAAGCTGTCCCCCGAGGCGACGGGCCCCACCCACGACGTCACCGAGCTCAACCCCTCCATCGCGGGCGCGGCCGGCGAGATCGTCACCGATGCCCGTGACCTCAACGACTTCTACCGCGCCCTGCTCTCGGGCCGCCTGCTCGGCCCCCGCCAGCTGCGGGACATGACCACCACCGTGCCGGTCCCCGGCGCGGAAGGGGTCGGGTACGGGCTGGGGATCATGAGCATCCGGCTGTCCTGCGGAACCGAGGTCTGGGGCCACGGCGGCGGAATCCACGGTTCCAGCTCCACTGCGGTGGTCACCCGCGACACCCGGCACGCCCTGGCCGCGAACCTCAACGGGGACTGGGCGGGCAACACGCAGACCGTGGTCGAGGCCGAGTTCTGCGGCACCGAGTAG
- a CDS encoding acyl carrier protein, whose protein sequence is MPNDQTTHQTAPATTAASVPATAETVRRIWAELLEVDPESIDVHHSDFFELGGYSLLALQAIGRLLAEQGVDEVEAVELEGALLNRLFEDATPLAQAECLLTATTPTTS, encoded by the coding sequence ATGCCCAACGACCAGACCACCCACCAGACCGCCCCCGCGACCACTGCGGCGTCCGTGCCGGCCACCGCCGAGACGGTCCGCCGGATCTGGGCCGAACTGCTGGAGGTGGACCCCGAGTCCATCGACGTCCACCACAGCGACTTCTTCGAACTCGGCGGCTACTCGCTGCTCGCCCTCCAGGCCATCGGCCGGCTCCTCGCCGAGCAGGGCGTCGACGAGGTCGAGGCGGTGGAGCTCGAAGGCGCCCTCCTCAACCGCCTCTTCGAGGACGCCACCCCGCTGGCCCAGGCCGAGTGCCTCCTGACCGCCACGACTCCGACCACGTCCTGA
- a CDS encoding 2Fe-2S iron-sulfur cluster-binding protein: MPKITYVAADRSTETTLDLPQGTSIMRGAVSNDVAGIVGQCGGYAQCGSCHVYVEPSALDKLDAPESEEDEMLDFTACTREPNSRLSCQLTVTDALDGLIVRLPERQYR; encoded by the coding sequence ATGCCCAAGATCACGTATGTCGCCGCCGACCGTTCCACGGAGACGACTCTCGACCTCCCCCAGGGCACCAGCATCATGCGCGGCGCCGTCTCCAACGACGTCGCGGGCATCGTCGGCCAGTGCGGCGGTTACGCCCAGTGCGGCAGCTGCCACGTGTACGTGGAGCCCTCCGCCCTCGACAAGCTGGACGCCCCGGAGTCGGAGGAGGACGAGATGCTCGACTTCACGGCCTGCACCCGGGAGCCGAACAGCCGTCTGAGCTGCCAGCTCACCGTCACCGACGCCCTCGACGGGCTGATCGTCCGCCTGCCCGAGCGGCAGTACCGGTGA